In Anaerolineae bacterium, the following are encoded in one genomic region:
- the cobO gene encoding cob(I)yrinic acid a,c-diamide adenosyltransferase has protein sequence MGEQKEYGVPLPHLNRQARREKGLVIVNTGQGKGKTTAALGAMLRAWGRGMKVGVIQFLKHEKARFGEIKAGEKMGIDWISTGDGFTWVSQDMDQTEARAIHGWQLAQERIARGNYDLLILDEFTYPLHYEWLDTNAVIEWLKANKPPMLHLIITGRHAPAALIEYADLVTEMQEIKHPYQEGLKAQPGIEF, from the coding sequence GTGGGAGAACAAAAGGAGTATGGGGTGCCACTACCGCATCTAAACCGCCAGGCCCGCCGGGAAAAAGGGCTGGTCATCGTTAACACCGGCCAGGGCAAAGGCAAAACCACTGCCGCCCTGGGCGCCATGCTCCGCGCCTGGGGCCGGGGGATGAAAGTGGGGGTCATCCAATTTCTCAAACACGAAAAAGCCCGCTTTGGCGAAATCAAAGCCGGCGAAAAAATGGGCATTGACTGGATTTCCACCGGCGATGGATTCACCTGGGTCAGTCAAGATATGGATCAAACCGAGGCCAGAGCGATCCACGGCTGGCAACTGGCCCAAGAACGCATCGCCCGCGGTAACTATGACCTTTTGATTTTAGATGAGTTTACCTATCCCCTCCACTACGAATGGCTGGATACAAACGCCGTGATTGAATGGCTCAAAGCCAATAAACCTCCTATGCTGCACCTCATCATCACCGGGCGTCACGCCCCGGCAGCCCTGATTGAGTATGCGGATTTAGTTACTGAGATGCAAGAGATTAAGCACCCCTACCAGGAAGGCCTTAAAGCCCAGCCAGGAATTGAATTTTAG
- the nadB gene encoding L-aspartate oxidase — protein MTNDYIETEVLIIGCGIAGGTAALQLADAGVQVTVATRTWKPLETNTYYAQGGIIYRGADDSPELLIEDLNRAGAGHCNPEAVAILAQEGPDLVRQILIDKVNVPFDRTSDGELAMIREGSHSAARILHATDATGRAIELELLKILTKHPRVTFLTGHTAVDLLTPAHHSRNRLAIYEPHSCVGAYVLDQAREKVIRCLAQKTILATGGLGQIFLRSTNPSGARGDGLAMAYRAGARVINCEFVQFHPTTFYRPPAPHFLISEAVRGAGARLVDENGEPFMQKYDPEWKDLAPRDVVSRSMHQEMLERDVHNLYLDLRSYIPVDKIQEKFPNIYESCLAQGVDITRDLVPVVPAAHYFGGGVWTDKWGQSTINNLYAVGEVACTGVHGANRLASASLLEGVTWGYRAAQRIIERKLGRQAPPDLADIPPWQDTGLDPPDPALISQDMTAIKNIMWNYVGLVRTTPRLKRAMSELRHLEVEIENFYRASRLTDGLVGLRNAVRAAIIVTTAAWENKRSMGCHYRI, from the coding sequence ATGACTAACGACTATATTGAAACCGAAGTGCTGATCATTGGCTGCGGCATTGCCGGCGGCACCGCCGCCCTGCAATTGGCCGACGCCGGGGTCCAGGTGACGGTGGCCACCCGTACCTGGAAACCCCTGGAAACCAACACCTACTATGCCCAGGGAGGCATTATCTATCGCGGTGCCGACGATTCGCCGGAATTGCTGATTGAAGACTTGAATCGGGCCGGGGCGGGACACTGCAACCCGGAGGCGGTTGCGATTTTGGCTCAAGAAGGGCCGGACCTGGTGCGGCAAATTTTGATTGACAAAGTGAACGTCCCCTTTGACCGCACCTCGGATGGGGAGTTGGCCATGATCCGGGAAGGCAGCCACTCCGCCGCCCGCATTTTGCACGCCACCGACGCCACCGGCCGGGCCATCGAGCTAGAATTGCTCAAAATCTTGACCAAACACCCCCGGGTTACATTTCTCACCGGCCATACTGCGGTTGACTTGCTCACACCGGCCCACCACTCCCGGAACCGGCTGGCTATCTACGAGCCACACTCGTGTGTGGGAGCCTATGTATTGGACCAGGCAAGAGAAAAAGTAATTCGTTGTCTGGCCCAAAAAACCATCTTGGCCACCGGTGGCCTGGGCCAAATTTTCCTACGCTCCACCAATCCCTCCGGGGCGCGGGGAGACGGCCTGGCCATGGCTTATCGAGCCGGAGCGCGAGTGATCAACTGTGAATTTGTGCAGTTTCACCCGACCACGTTTTACCGTCCGCCGGCCCCGCACTTCCTCATCTCCGAAGCCGTGCGCGGCGCAGGAGCGCGTTTAGTAGATGAAAACGGCGAGCCGTTCATGCAAAAATACGACCCGGAGTGGAAAGACCTGGCCCCCCGTGATGTGGTTTCCCGCAGCATGCACCAGGAAATGCTAGAACGAGACGTGCATAATCTATACCTGGATCTGCGCTCTTACATCCCGGTAGATAAAATTCAAGAAAAATTTCCTAACATTTACGAAAGCTGCCTGGCGCAGGGGGTAGACATTACCCGCGATTTGGTGCCGGTGGTGCCTGCGGCGCACTATTTTGGCGGCGGCGTTTGGACGGATAAGTGGGGGCAAAGCACTATCAACAATCTTTACGCGGTAGGCGAAGTGGCTTGCACCGGCGTGCATGGAGCCAATCGCCTGGCCAGCGCCTCGCTGTTGGAAGGCGTCACCTGGGGCTACCGCGCGGCGCAGCGCATTATTGAACGCAAGCTGGGCCGGCAAGCCCCGCCTGATCTGGCCGATATCCCTCCCTGGCAGGATACCGGTCTCGACCCACCGGACCCGGCCCTCATCAGCCAAGATATGACGGCCATCAAAAACATTATGTGGAACTACGTGGGCCTGGTACGCACCACCCCCCGCCTGAAACGAGCCATGAGCGAACTCCGCCACCTGGAAGTGGAGATTGAAAACTTCTACCGCGCCTCCCGCCTTACCGACGGGCTGGTTGGCCTGCGTAACGCTGTTCGCGCGGCCATTATTGTTACCACTGCGGCGTGGGAGAACAAAAGGAGTATGGGGTGCCACTACCGCATCTAA
- a CDS encoding amidohydrolase family protein, producing MLLTNGYLVTMDSQMNLYSSGAVAIKDNLIVAVGPANEIASAYQATEIIDCQDCIISPGLINAHTHVPMTLLRGLADDLRLDVWLYGYMMPVEREFVGPDFCYTGTLLGCAEMIRSGVTTFCDMYYNEAEVARATVEAGMRAVLAQTILKFPSPDASNYDQSLAYCRQFIEEWRGHPLIIPAVGPHAPYTATPDMVQNCAALAAEFDVPLHIHIAETTLEQENSVAQYGATVVPWLQTYNLFEAKVIAAHCVHLQENEMRTLHQHRAGVAHCPSSNLKLASGTAPVQKMVDLGLHVGIGTDGPASNNDLDMFEETRLAAFLQKGVFGDPTLLPAKTTWALATSEGARAVHIDHLAGSLEPGKRADVVVIAMAHTHQLPRFARDPEAVYSQLVYATKATDVRDVIVDGKVLMRERKLLTLNEANIIAEAKQIAKRIDAFLTAREGNILSKLLAISTDFIPQETFEIQVKVKLPELINVKAVLAESGISTYRPSLRDQYDTYFLFEDKEAGRLRFREDEVKNEQGELQETFYTMTLMGPTSEKEFENSVLLTRARYTASARQSLRFYREYFKPVAEREVVKRRRRCHINYKNTDFAINLDQLSDAGLDNVYLEIKSRTWSAKDALHKAELIGELLEKFQIKTENQLKAEYIDLMQE from the coding sequence ATGCTCTTAACCAATGGTTACCTGGTAACAATGGACAGCCAGATGAACCTGTATTCCTCCGGCGCAGTCGCAATAAAAGATAATCTTATTGTAGCGGTTGGTCCCGCCAATGAGATTGCGTCTGCCTATCAGGCCACAGAAATAATTGACTGCCAGGATTGTATCATCAGCCCCGGTTTAATCAATGCCCACACTCACGTTCCCATGACGCTGTTACGCGGCCTGGCCGATGACCTGCGGCTAGACGTGTGGCTCTATGGCTATATGATGCCGGTGGAACGCGAATTTGTAGGGCCTGATTTTTGCTATACCGGCACCCTGTTGGGCTGCGCCGAGATGATTCGCTCTGGCGTGACCACTTTTTGCGATATGTATTACAATGAGGCCGAGGTGGCTCGCGCCACAGTTGAGGCCGGGATGCGGGCCGTGCTGGCCCAAACCATCCTTAAATTCCCCTCCCCCGACGCCAGCAATTACGATCAGAGTTTGGCCTACTGCCGCCAATTCATCGAGGAGTGGCGCGGCCACCCCCTGATTATTCCCGCCGTTGGCCCGCACGCCCCCTACACCGCCACGCCCGACATGGTGCAAAATTGTGCGGCGCTGGCCGCCGAATTTGATGTGCCCCTGCACATCCACATCGCTGAAACAACATTGGAACAAGAAAACAGCGTGGCGCAATATGGCGCCACCGTGGTGCCCTGGCTACAAACATACAACCTGTTTGAGGCCAAGGTAATTGCCGCCCACTGCGTGCATCTCCAAGAAAACGAGATGCGCACTTTGCATCAACACCGGGCCGGGGTAGCTCACTGCCCCAGCAGTAATCTTAAATTGGCCAGCGGCACTGCCCCGGTTCAAAAAATGGTTGACCTGGGCCTGCACGTGGGCATTGGCACCGACGGCCCCGCCTCAAATAACGACCTGGACATGTTCGAGGAAACCAGGCTGGCCGCTTTTTTGCAAAAAGGCGTTTTTGGCGACCCCACCCTGCTGCCGGCCAAAACCACCTGGGCCTTGGCCACCAGTGAAGGCGCTCGCGCCGTGCATATTGACCACCTGGCGGGTTCGTTGGAACCGGGCAAACGCGCCGACGTTGTCGTTATCGCCATGGCTCACACCCACCAACTGCCTCGTTTTGCCCGCGACCCGGAGGCAGTCTATTCGCAATTGGTTTACGCTACCAAAGCCACCGATGTTAGAGACGTGATTGTGGATGGCAAAGTGTTAATGCGAGAGCGTAAACTGCTAACCCTGAACGAGGCCAACATCATTGCCGAAGCCAAACAAATTGCCAAACGCATTGACGCCTTCTTGACCGCCCGCGAGGGAAATATTCTCTCCAAACTATTGGCCATCAGTACAGATTTTATTCCCCAGGAAACATTTGAAATTCAGGTCAAAGTAAAGTTGCCGGAACTCATCAACGTTAAGGCGGTGCTGGCAGAATCCGGCATCTCAACCTACCGCCCCTCCCTGAGAGACCAATACGACACCTACTTCTTGTTTGAAGATAAAGAAGCCGGGCGGCTGCGCTTCCGCGAGGATGAAGTAAAAAATGAACAGGGTGAATTACAGGAAACCTTTTACACAATGACCCTGATGGGGCCGACCAGTGAAAAAGAGTTTGAAAACTCGGTGTTGCTCACCCGCGCCCGTTACACAGCCTCGGCGCGACAGAGTTTACGCTTCTACCGGGAGTACTTCAAACCTGTTGCCGAACGAGAAGTGGTTAAGCGCCGCCGCCGCTGTCACATCAATTATAAAAATACAGATTTTGCCATTAACCTGGATCAATTATCCGACGCCGGCCTGGACAACGTTTATCTGGAAATCAAGAGCCGCACCTGGTCGGCCAAAGATGCCCTGCACAAGGCCGAACTCATTGGCGAACTGTTAGAGAAATTTCAGATAAAAACCGAAAACCAACTCAAAGCCGAGTACATAGACTTGATGCAAGAGTGA
- a CDS encoding argininosuccinate synthase → MAKNQKEQKIAPQIKKVVLAYSGGLDTSIIVPWLKNNYGCEVICMCANLGQAEELDGLEEKALASGAGKCYVEDLREEFITQYIFPTVRAGAVYERKYLLGTSFARPLIARRQVEIAALEGADAVSHGATGKGNDQVRFELTYQALNPKLHVIAPWREWNIVSREDALDYAVEYNVPVAATGKSIYSRDRNIWHISHEGGILEDPWQEPEQEMYQLTVEPEDAPDQPEYVELDFQEGVLKKIDGVAMGPISLLGKLNQLGGRHGIGRVDIVENRLVGMKSRGVYETPGGTILLEAHQALEQLCLDKETLHYKQQIALKYAELVYNGQWYTPLREAFDAFVNATQRNMTGTVRLKLYKGSVILAGRRSPYSLYREDFATFGEEDVYDQKDAEGFIKLFGLPMKVEAMLDIEGVRRGLYEEPDYSKFKRD, encoded by the coding sequence ATGGCTAAAAATCAAAAAGAACAAAAAATCGCCCCTCAAATAAAAAAAGTAGTGCTGGCCTATTCTGGCGGATTGGATACCAGCATTATTGTGCCCTGGCTAAAAAACAATTACGGCTGCGAGGTCATCTGTATGTGCGCCAACCTGGGCCAGGCCGAAGAACTGGACGGCCTGGAAGAAAAAGCTCTGGCCTCCGGCGCCGGCAAGTGCTACGTGGAAGACCTGCGGGAAGAGTTCATCACCCAATACATTTTCCCCACCGTGCGAGCCGGCGCGGTGTATGAGCGCAAATATCTGCTGGGCACCAGCTTTGCTCGGCCGCTCATTGCCCGGCGGCAGGTTGAAATTGCCGCCCTCGAGGGAGCCGATGCGGTGAGCCACGGGGCCACCGGCAAGGGAAACGACCAAGTGCGCTTTGAATTGACCTATCAGGCCCTCAACCCCAAACTGCACGTCATCGCCCCCTGGCGCGAGTGGAATATTGTTTCTCGAGAGGACGCCCTGGATTACGCCGTTGAGTACAACGTGCCGGTGGCAGCTACTGGCAAATCCATCTATAGCCGGGACCGCAACATCTGGCACATCAGCCACGAAGGCGGTATCCTGGAAGACCCCTGGCAAGAGCCGGAGCAAGAGATGTACCAACTCACCGTTGAGCCGGAAGATGCGCCTGATCAGCCAGAATACGTGGAGCTTGATTTTCAAGAAGGCGTTCTCAAAAAGATTGACGGCGTGGCCATGGGGCCAATCAGCTTGCTGGGTAAATTGAACCAACTCGGCGGGCGGCACGGTATTGGCCGGGTTGACATTGTCGAAAATCGGCTGGTGGGGATGAAAAGCCGGGGCGTGTACGAAACCCCCGGCGGCACCATTTTGTTGGAAGCGCATCAAGCCCTGGAGCAGTTGTGCCTGGACAAAGAAACACTCCATTACAAACAACAAATTGCCCTCAAATACGCGGAGCTGGTTTACAACGGCCAATGGTATACACCCCTGCGGGAAGCGTTTGACGCTTTTGTCAACGCCACCCAGCGCAATATGACCGGCACCGTCCGCCTAAAACTGTACAAAGGAAGCGTCATCCTGGCCGGGCGCCGGTCGCCCTACAGCCTCTACCGCGAAGATTTTGCCACCTTTGGCGAAGAAGATGTTTACGACCAAAAAGATGCGGAAGGTTTCATCAAACTCTTTGGCCTGCCTATGAAAGTAGAAGCCATGCTGGACATCGAGGGGGTCAGGCGTGGCCTGTATGAGGAGCCGGATTACAGCAAGTTCAAACGAGATTAA
- a CDS encoding FHA domain-containing protein, translating into MPAKDNPLKAKDLFLLTLKGWVTVQFLDGDTLDGEFLTQDELNVFIQVGDEPIMIPRSQIRCLRGRPGQSVEQDDSRPVLLQTGVGASGLDAKEIDAPPMDIAALEDTDATLELPDEDEAVEGMTMALAEAEAAEGTAMPAAVGELAEPLPEVSLDFDDDEDPTLVFEEEQVGVEDDEATFVLPAEKAGEITAYLDCITGPHAGEVFKLVGGITTIGRAGDNIVSLSNDKEISRKHSRIICESGHFIIEDQNSLNGTFVNDERIEGSRYLEDGDIILVGVSTLVYHEK; encoded by the coding sequence ATGCCGGCTAAAGATAATCCACTTAAGGCGAAAGATTTATTTTTATTGACTCTGAAGGGGTGGGTCACTGTTCAATTTTTGGATGGTGACACGCTTGACGGCGAATTTTTAACTCAAGATGAATTGAATGTTTTTATCCAAGTTGGCGACGAGCCGATAATGATTCCCCGTAGCCAGATAAGATGTCTCAGGGGCAGGCCCGGTCAGTCGGTGGAGCAAGACGACTCTCGGCCTGTATTGTTACAAACGGGTGTGGGCGCGTCTGGGCTGGACGCAAAAGAGATAGACGCGCCCCCTATGGACATTGCCGCTTTAGAAGATACCGATGCCACCCTTGAACTGCCCGACGAAGATGAGGCGGTTGAGGGAATGACAATGGCCCTTGCCGAAGCCGAAGCGGCTGAAGGAACGGCAATGCCTGCCGCAGTTGGCGAATTGGCAGAACCATTGCCAGAAGTTAGCCTGGACTTTGATGATGACGAGGATCCTACCCTGGTGTTTGAAGAAGAACAGGTTGGAGTTGAAGATGACGAAGCCACCTTTGTGCTTCCGGCGGAAAAGGCTGGTGAAATAACAGCCTATTTGGATTGTATTACTGGTCCCCACGCCGGAGAGGTATTCAAATTGGTCGGCGGTATCACCACCATAGGACGCGCCGGTGATAATATTGTTTCTTTGTCCAATGACAAAGAAATCTCTCGTAAGCACAGCAGAATCATTTGTGAATCTGGCCATTTTATCATCGAAGATCAAAATAGTCTGAACGGCACCTTTGTTAATGATGAGCGCATTGAAGGCTCCCGTTACCTGGAAGATGGCGATATTATATTAGTAGGTGTATCCACATTAGTGTATCACGAAAAGTAA
- the argH gene encoding argininosuccinate lyase has translation MTQLWGGRFSGVTNALMRQFQDSIYFDLRLWEADLDGSVAYARALARAGVITQAEADALQNGLAQIRAEFSQDRFVLKDGDEDIHTAVERRLKELVGEAAGKLHTGRSRNDQVATDTRLWLKRQIVALRTHLTNLQQAILAKADEHIDVIMPGYTHLQQAQPVRLSHWLLSYAWMLQRDKERLDDLTCRVDVLPLGSAALAGNPFALDRQFLAAELGFAAISANSMDAVGDRDYLVEFLSWAGLLQIHLSRLAEDLIIYSSQEFGFVEIDDAYATGSSIMPQKKNPDSLELIRGKTGRVVGALTGLLTMLKGMPSTYNKDLQEDKELLFDTVDTLNMTLPIATGVIATLKVNEARIYEAMDSTMLATELADYLAGKGMSFREAHHLVGQIVQQALALEQSLDSFPLTAYQQFSQLFDHEVYEWLTFKHAADRRAIPGGTGEAAVREQLTSLRELVETKTKVKAT, from the coding sequence ATGACCCAACTCTGGGGAGGCCGCTTTAGCGGCGTTACCAACGCGCTCATGCGCCAATTTCAAGACAGTATCTATTTTGACCTTCGCCTTTGGGAAGCCGACCTAGACGGCAGCGTGGCCTATGCCAGAGCATTGGCCCGCGCCGGAGTTATTACCCAGGCCGAAGCCGACGCACTACAAAATGGATTGGCGCAAATTCGAGCCGAATTTTCCCAGGATCGTTTTGTGTTAAAAGACGGCGACGAGGACATCCACACCGCGGTAGAACGCCGCCTTAAAGAGTTGGTTGGCGAGGCGGCGGGTAAGCTGCACACGGGGCGATCGCGCAACGACCAGGTGGCTACCGATACCCGGCTGTGGTTGAAACGGCAAATCGTCGCGCTCCGAACCCATCTGACCAATCTACAACAGGCTATTCTGGCCAAAGCCGATGAACACATTGATGTGATTATGCCCGGTTACACCCATTTACAGCAGGCTCAACCGGTGCGCCTGTCTCACTGGCTGCTCAGCTACGCCTGGATGCTGCAACGCGATAAAGAACGGCTGGACGACCTGACCTGCCGGGTGGACGTGCTGCCCCTGGGCAGCGCCGCCCTGGCCGGCAATCCCTTTGCCCTTGACCGCCAATTTCTGGCCGCTGAGCTGGGCTTTGCCGCCATCTCGGCTAATAGCATGGACGCCGTGGGCGACCGGGATTACCTGGTGGAATTCCTCAGTTGGGCCGGCCTGCTGCAAATCCATCTTAGCCGATTGGCCGAGGATTTGATCATCTACAGCAGCCAGGAATTTGGCTTTGTGGAGATTGACGATGCCTACGCCACCGGCTCCAGCATTATGCCCCAGAAAAAGAATCCCGACTCGCTGGAACTAATCCGGGGCAAAACTGGGCGGGTGGTTGGCGCGTTGACCGGCCTGCTGACCATGCTCAAAGGCATGCCCTCAACCTACAACAAAGATCTACAGGAAGACAAAGAACTTCTCTTTGATACAGTGGATACGCTCAACATGACTCTGCCCATTGCCACGGGCGTCATTGCCACCCTCAAAGTCAATGAGGCCCGCATCTACGAAGCGATGGACAGCACCATGCTGGCCACGGAACTGGCCGATTACCTGGCCGGCAAAGGGATGTCCTTCCGCGAGGCGCATCACCTGGTAGGCCAAATTGTACAGCAGGCCCTCGCCCTGGAACAATCGCTTGACTCATTTCCCTTGACCGCCTATCAACAATTCAGCCAACTTTTTGACCATGAGGTCTACGAGTGGCTCACGTTCAAACATGCCGCCGACCGACGCGCGATTCCCGGCGGCACGGGTGAGGCTGCCGTACGCGAGCAGCTTACTTCACTGCGGGAGCTAGTAGAAACAAAAACAAAAGTGAAGGCGACATGA
- a CDS encoding DUF2905 domain-containing protein, translating into MASVGKIIVAIGVLLVVLGLGLWFFADKFSWFGYLPGDIRGERPGFRFYAPLTSMLIISLVLSIILSVLARLFK; encoded by the coding sequence ATGGCAAGCGTAGGGAAAATCATCGTTGCCATAGGCGTGTTGCTGGTGGTTCTTGGCCTGGGGCTATGGTTTTTTGCCGATAAATTCAGTTGGTTTGGCTATCTCCCCGGTGACATCCGGGGCGAGCGGCCAGGATTTCGCTTCTATGCTCCCCTCACCAGTATGCTCATCATTAGCCTTGTGCTTAGTATTATCCTCTCTGTTTTGGCCAGGCTCTTTAAATAG
- a CDS encoding metal-dependent hydrolase — protein MRYLLLGALLPDATRFTIILVDVLDWPAISTFTYFIPFHSLLIVALLAGTIALLMPAAGKNCCRAFVLILAGAIAHLLLDDLEGWVGCGSTTFYPFYFGKPLNGWNSEGGFATFLLIVSALAIGIALSQRQRPPAISLQLTRKRVEGAAALLIMALILPLFFREWMIERNAYFLGFVLNPPAFEGQSVELCFSEVIVAEPLTIEEFDTPFVLDTPPTFAKGEWLSVRGIYQDGVIHPTTLIRHQGFSDVILSLAAIVAFGFLMFDFRDLKILGWHNLWPRSGKTQT, from the coding sequence GTGCGTTACCTATTATTAGGCGCACTTCTGCCGGATGCTACCCGCTTCACCATTATCTTGGTTGATGTGCTGGATTGGCCGGCGATCTCCACCTTCACCTACTTCATCCCGTTTCACAGCCTGCTCATCGTGGCCCTCCTGGCCGGAACAATAGCCCTGCTTATGCCAGCAGCAGGAAAAAACTGTTGCCGCGCTTTTGTCCTGATTCTGGCCGGCGCAATTGCTCATTTGTTGCTGGACGATCTGGAAGGCTGGGTGGGATGCGGCAGCACCACCTTTTATCCATTTTATTTTGGCAAGCCGCTAAACGGCTGGAATAGTGAAGGTGGTTTTGCCACATTTCTGTTGATTGTTTCGGCCCTGGCCATAGGGATTGCCTTGAGCCAACGCCAACGCCCGCCGGCGATTTCGCTGCAACTAACCCGCAAGCGAGTAGAGGGCGCTGCGGCTCTGCTCATCATGGCCCTGATCCTGCCTTTGTTTTTTCGAGAATGGATGATTGAGCGCAACGCCTACTTTTTGGGCTTTGTCCTCAATCCACCCGCTTTTGAAGGGCAGAGCGTTGAACTATGCTTTAGCGAGGTGATTGTGGCTGAACCGTTGACCATTGAAGAATTCGACACTCCATTTGTCCTGGACACTCCCCCCACCTTTGCCAAAGGAGAATGGTTAAGCGTGCGGGGGATTTACCAGGATGGGGTGATTCATCCCACCACCTTAATCCGGCATCAAGGTTTTTCGGATGTAATTTTGTCTTTAGCCGCTATCGTTGCTTTTGGGTTTTTGATGTTTGATTTTAGAGATTTGAAAATCCTTGGCTGGCATAACTTGTGGCCGCGGTCGGGTAAAACTCAAACTTGA